One region of Parerythrobacter jejuensis genomic DNA includes:
- a CDS encoding Acg family FMN-binding oxidoreductase, producing the protein MVSRRKFLAIGGAGALVVLGAGAYSLLTPSMSRAREPWRKAGQGFGDPRLNALSFAILAPNPHNRQPWEFTLVGEDAIDVRIDLDKRLPETDPFNRQITIGFGCMIELLRIAAAQQGFDAQIDPFPDGEGQPLLDAGRIARIRLVPGGVRPDPLFESILARRSVKEPYADRPVSNADLAPLIAGLPEPVQGGATGVPERVTALRENAMRAWTIEYETDATRRESIDLMRIGNDAAVARPDGIDLAGPVMSAGHAVGLVTKDALDTPGTTAFESGYDMYQSMIDATPAFVWLTTQTNTRTDQLAAGAAWVRLNLAATQAGLAVHPWSQALQEFPEMAGPYKEIHSLLAPEGGTVQMFARAGFGPAVDASPRWPLEAKLTDA; encoded by the coding sequence ATGGTAAGCAGACGGAAGTTTCTGGCAATTGGTGGAGCGGGTGCGCTCGTGGTGTTGGGTGCGGGAGCCTACTCGCTGCTCACCCCATCCATGTCGCGGGCGCGTGAACCGTGGCGCAAGGCGGGGCAGGGGTTTGGCGATCCGCGGCTCAATGCGCTCTCTTTCGCCATCCTCGCCCCCAATCCGCACAATCGCCAGCCGTGGGAGTTCACGCTGGTAGGCGAAGACGCAATTGATGTGCGGATCGATCTCGACAAGCGCCTGCCCGAAACCGACCCTTTCAATCGCCAGATTACTATCGGCTTCGGCTGTATGATCGAGCTGTTGCGGATTGCGGCGGCCCAGCAAGGGTTTGACGCGCAGATTGATCCGTTCCCGGATGGTGAAGGGCAACCGCTGCTCGATGCTGGCCGGATCGCACGCATCCGCCTTGTCCCTGGTGGAGTGAGGCCCGATCCGCTGTTTGAAAGCATACTCGCGCGTCGTTCGGTGAAGGAACCCTATGCCGATCGCCCGGTCAGCAATGCCGATCTTGCGCCGCTTATTGCTGGCTTGCCAGAGCCGGTGCAGGGTGGGGCAACCGGTGTGCCCGAACGTGTCACCGCTCTGCGTGAGAACGCCATGCGGGCCTGGACCATCGAGTATGAAACCGATGCCACCCGCCGCGAAAGCATCGATTTGATGCGGATCGGCAATGATGCTGCCGTGGCCCGGCCCGACGGTATCGACCTTGCCGGCCCGGTGATGAGCGCTGGCCATGCTGTGGGCCTTGTGACGAAGGATGCGCTCGATACGCCCGGCACCACTGCTTTTGAGTCCGGCTATGACATGTATCAATCGATGATCGACGCCACGCCTGCTTTCGTCTGGCTGACCACGCAAACCAACACGCGCACCGACCAATTGGCGGCGGGCGCGGCATGGGTGCGGCTTAACCTGGCGGCAACCCAAGCTGGCTTGGCGGTGCATCCATGGAGCCAGGCCTTGCAGGAATTCCCCGAAATGGCGGGCCCCTACAAGGAAATTCACAGCCTGCTTGCACCAGAGGGCGGCACGGTGCAGATGTTTGCCCGCGCCGGATTTGGGCCGGCCGTCGATGCCAGCCCGCGCTGGCCCCTGGAGGCGAAATTGACCGATGCCTGA
- a CDS encoding MarR family winged helix-turn-helix transcriptional regulator yields MPDTPADNPVYQLFNEIGIISQLSSAAFREVLPRPLNEAMFGVLNHFCRLGDGKSPSYLAEAFQVARPSMTATLDKLERAGLVRIEAHPSDARGKLVFITDAGRAAREEAVAAVVPLFADIAPVLGTLDTDQLLRDLATLRKALDQAR; encoded by the coding sequence ATGCCTGATACGCCTGCAGACAATCCGGTCTACCAGCTGTTCAACGAAATCGGCATTATCAGCCAGCTTTCCAGCGCCGCCTTCCGTGAAGTCCTTCCGCGCCCGCTCAATGAAGCAATGTTCGGCGTGCTCAACCATTTTTGCCGCCTGGGAGATGGGAAATCCCCCAGCTATCTGGCCGAGGCTTTCCAGGTCGCCCGCCCGAGTATGACGGCCACGCTGGACAAGCTGGAGCGTGCCGGACTGGTGCGGATCGAAGCGCACCCGAGCGATGCGCGCGGCAAACTGGTTTTCATCACCGATGCCGGCCGCGCTGCACGTGAAGAGGCCGTGGCGGCAGTGGTGCCGCTCTTCGCAGATATCGCCCCGGTGCTGGGAACTCTTGATACGGATCAACTACTGCGCGACCTGGCGACTTTGCGGAAGGCACTCGACCAGGCGCGTTAG
- a CDS encoding nucleotidyltransferase family protein produces the protein MDHAMHVAAILRNDAFRWHLLGVVAELDLPDCWIAAGFVRNAVWDSLHKRSESPVLGDVDVVWFDRNCSDPARDRAIEHTLHTTEPTIDWSVKNQARMHIRNGDAPYQSATDAMRHWPETATAVAAKRVCSDECEIASPLGLDDLIGLVLRPTIKFTVQKRSIFEERVRSKAWRRKWPMLKCEAS, from the coding sequence ATGGACCATGCCATGCATGTTGCCGCTATACTCAGAAACGATGCTTTTCGTTGGCACTTGCTGGGAGTGGTTGCGGAGCTGGATCTTCCTGATTGCTGGATTGCCGCTGGCTTTGTCAGAAATGCAGTGTGGGATTCACTTCACAAGCGCTCGGAAAGCCCCGTACTAGGCGACGTGGACGTTGTTTGGTTTGACCGCAACTGTTCCGATCCGGCTCGCGACCGCGCCATTGAACACACGCTCCACACCACCGAGCCAACTATTGATTGGTCAGTCAAAAACCAGGCTAGGATGCACATCCGGAACGGTGACGCACCTTACCAGTCTGCGACTGATGCAATGCGACACTGGCCAGAGACGGCGACAGCCGTTGCGGCGAAACGTGTATGCTCAGACGAATGTGAAATAGCTTCGCCATTGGGTTTAGACGACCTGATCGGTCTGGTTCTTCGTCCAACCATAAAGTTCACCGTTCAGAAGCGATCCATCTTTGAAGAAAGGGTGCGCAGCAAGGCATGGCGCAGAAAGTGGCCGATGCTCAAATGCGAAGCATCATAG
- a CDS encoding AAA family ATPase — MMKQKGFVLLSGMPASGKTAIGRALAERFCWPCLDKDDLLEAEFEKYEDVDLIRRQKLSRLSDLVFEQRAKAQSHGVLVSFWRPIGQPVSYGTATNWLTELQSPVVELHCRCDPTVAQERFAKRKRHPGHNDALRHDTLVQQFAELAAFGPLGTLPCVTIDTSDLTDIDALVDEAAEEVRALLVWPRIL, encoded by the coding sequence ATGATGAAGCAAAAGGGATTTGTGTTGCTTTCAGGTATGCCCGCGTCGGGTAAAACGGCGATTGGTCGAGCATTGGCTGAGCGTTTTTGCTGGCCATGCTTAGACAAGGACGATCTTCTTGAAGCTGAATTCGAGAAGTATGAAGATGTTGATTTGATTCGCAGGCAAAAGCTAAGCAGATTGAGTGACCTCGTGTTCGAGCAAAGGGCAAAAGCTCAGTCGCACGGCGTGCTGGTCTCGTTTTGGAGACCCATTGGTCAGCCAGTGTCGTATGGAACCGCCACAAACTGGCTTACCGAACTTCAATCACCAGTCGTCGAGCTACATTGCAGATGCGATCCGACGGTGGCTCAAGAACGGTTTGCTAAACGAAAGCGACATCCCGGTCACAACGATGCTTTGAGGCATGATACTTTGGTGCAGCAGTTTGCTGAACTCGCCGCGTTTGGCCCCCTTGGGACCTTGCCTTGCGTAACAATCGATACAAGCGACCTCACTGACATTGATGCCTTGGTCGACGAGGCCGCTGAAGAAGTCCGAGCGCTGCTCGTTTGGCCAAGGATCTTGTGA
- a CDS encoding lysine--tRNA ligase produces the protein MSMQDLIDAARTSKAWPFQEAQRLLKRYPDGTKPDGSPVLFETGYGPSGLPHIGTFQEVLRTTLVRRAFEAMIGAKPEDGKTRLVAFSDDMDGFRKVPTNLPNQEMLAKHLHKPLSRIPDPFDAGHESFAHHNNTKLREFLDRFGFDYEFVAASDRYNAGDFDDALRNVLAHNQDILDIMLPTLRAERAATYSPIMPISPTTGHVLQVPVEVVDAAAGTVRFTDEDGSVIEQSALGGMAKLQWKVDFAMRWVALGVDYEMYGKDLTDTGVQSGKIAKVLGGRKPDGLIYELFLDENGEKISKSKGNGLTIEQWLDYGSEESLGFYIFPNPKSAKQLHVGVIPRAVDDYWQHRERLSEQPLDKQLGNPAWHLLRANGGFEEAEAPGAGDTLPVTYGLLLNLASVLGAEATEANLAEYLDTYLGDTKRGPELDRLIAAAVNYTRDYIVPTLNKRAPAANEADALRALDAYLQGAATDASAEDLQTEVYEIGKREEYGFENLRDWFKALYQTLLGSDQGPRMGSFIKLYGIENSRKLIAEALAR, from the coding sequence ATGAGCATGCAAGACCTGATTGACGCCGCACGAACCTCCAAGGCCTGGCCTTTCCAGGAGGCGCAGCGGCTGCTCAAACGCTATCCCGATGGCACCAAGCCTGACGGTTCGCCCGTGCTGTTCGAAACCGGCTACGGCCCCAGCGGCCTGCCGCATATCGGCACTTTCCAGGAAGTGCTGCGCACCACGCTGGTGCGGCGTGCGTTCGAGGCGATGATCGGGGCGAAGCCCGAAGACGGCAAGACGCGACTGGTCGCCTTCAGTGACGATATGGACGGGTTCCGCAAGGTGCCGACGAACCTGCCGAACCAGGAAATGCTGGCGAAGCACCTTCACAAGCCGTTGAGCCGGATTCCCGACCCCTTCGATGCCGGGCACGAAAGCTTCGCCCATCACAACAATACCAAGTTGCGCGAGTTTCTCGACCGGTTCGGGTTTGACTATGAATTCGTGGCCGCGAGTGACCGCTATAATGCCGGCGACTTCGACGATGCGCTGAGGAATGTGCTGGCGCACAACCAGGATATTCTCGACATCATGCTGCCGACCTTGCGGGCCGAGCGCGCGGCGACCTATTCGCCGATTATGCCGATCTCCCCCACTACCGGCCACGTATTGCAAGTGCCGGTGGAGGTCGTCGATGCGGCGGCAGGCACGGTGCGCTTCACCGATGAAGACGGCAGCGTGATTGAACAATCCGCGCTGGGCGGCATGGCCAAGCTGCAATGGAAAGTCGATTTCGCCATGCGCTGGGTCGCGCTGGGCGTCGATTACGAGATGTACGGCAAGGATCTGACCGATACGGGCGTGCAGTCGGGCAAGATTGCCAAGGTGCTGGGCGGACGCAAGCCGGACGGGTTGATCTACGAGCTGTTCCTCGACGAGAATGGCGAGAAGATTTCCAAGTCTAAAGGCAATGGCCTGACGATCGAGCAATGGCTCGACTATGGCAGCGAAGAGAGCCTGGGTTTCTACATCTTCCCCAATCCCAAGAGCGCCAAGCAGCTGCATGTTGGCGTGATCCCGCGCGCGGTCGATGATTATTGGCAGCACCGGGAACGGCTATCTGAGCAACCGCTCGACAAGCAATTGGGCAATCCAGCCTGGCATTTGCTGCGCGCCAATGGCGGGTTCGAAGAGGCAGAGGCTCCTGGTGCGGGGGACACGTTGCCGGTCACCTATGGCTTGCTGCTCAATCTGGCGAGCGTGCTGGGCGCGGAGGCAACCGAAGCAAATCTGGCGGAGTATCTCGACACCTATCTTGGCGATACGAAGCGCGGACCGGAGCTCGACCGGCTGATTGCAGCGGCGGTCAATTACACCCGCGATTACATCGTGCCGACGCTGAACAAGCGGGCGCCAGCTGCGAACGAGGCGGACGCATTGCGGGCTCTGGATGCGTATCTGCAAGGTGCCGCAACGGATGCTTCTGCGGAGGATCTGCAGACCGAAGTATACGAGATCGGCAAGCGCGAAGAGTACGGGTTCGAGAATTTGCGCGACTGGTTCAAGGCGCTTTACCAGACACTGCTTGGCAGTGATCAGGGTCCGCGGATGGGCAGCTTCATCAAGCTTTACGGCATTGAAAACAGTCGCAAATTGATCGCAGAGGCGCTCGCTCGCTAA
- a CDS encoding prolyl hydroxylase family protein translates to MTTSTMTPDKDALARVGKSVRKRLDADPKAYKVPTDKAEIYAIGEFLSASECKKLMMMIDVVAQPSTLYEGTYKDGFRTSYSGNFDSHDQFVQGISRRMDDALGLPGKLGETIQGQRYLPGQQFKPHHDYFYPTEEYWERERKNGGQRSWTAMLFLNHVEAGGATNFTNVGINIEPKPGVLLAWNNATVEGIPNEDTLHAGTPVDQGVKYVITRWYRTRKWG, encoded by the coding sequence ATGACGACTTCGACGATGACTCCAGACAAGGACGCCCTCGCCCGCGTTGGCAAATCAGTGCGCAAGCGCCTGGACGCGGACCCGAAGGCTTACAAAGTTCCCACGGACAAGGCGGAGATCTACGCGATCGGCGAATTCCTGAGTGCCAGCGAATGCAAGAAGCTGATGATGATGATCGATGTCGTCGCGCAGCCGAGTACTTTGTATGAAGGCACTTACAAAGACGGGTTTCGGACCTCCTATTCAGGCAATTTCGACAGCCACGACCAGTTCGTGCAAGGTATCAGCCGGCGAATGGATGATGCGCTTGGCCTGCCGGGTAAGCTGGGTGAGACGATTCAGGGCCAGCGTTATCTGCCCGGGCAACAATTCAAACCTCACCACGACTATTTCTACCCCACCGAGGAGTATTGGGAACGCGAGCGCAAGAATGGCGGGCAGCGAAGCTGGACCGCGATGCTGTTCCTCAACCATGTCGAAGCTGGCGGGGCGACCAACTTCACCAATGTCGGTATCAATATCGAGCCTAAGCCCGGTGTTCTCCTCGCCTGGAACAACGCCACTGTGGAGGGCATTCCCAACGAAGACACACTCCACGCCGGCACCCCGGTCGATCAGGGAGTGAAATATGTCATCACCCGCTGGTATCGCACCCGCAAATGGGGCTGA
- a CDS encoding cytochrome b yields MTVTGRSKYSTGAMIFHWVIAVAVIVNWRFAEAAEHAATRELAAPIWANHKALGITILVLTLARLAWRLTHKVPPLPDTMKSWERVLSRTVHVIFYAMLIGLPIGGWLGSSYFGGGVDVFGLFSLPALPVGENPDAGKAIFGFHSTGGEILIYLIGLHILGALKHTFIDKSGGLSRMLPFGKG; encoded by the coding sequence ATGACCGTGACGGGACGAAGCAAATATTCGACCGGGGCAATGATATTCCATTGGGTAATCGCGGTCGCTGTGATCGTGAACTGGCGCTTCGCGGAGGCGGCAGAGCATGCTGCAACGCGGGAATTGGCAGCACCGATCTGGGCCAATCACAAGGCATTGGGCATAACGATCCTGGTGCTGACTCTGGCTCGTCTCGCCTGGCGACTTACACACAAGGTGCCACCATTGCCTGACACGATGAAGAGCTGGGAACGCGTACTTTCGCGCACGGTGCATGTGATCTTCTATGCCATGCTGATCGGCCTGCCGATCGGGGGCTGGCTTGGCAGTTCCTATTTCGGAGGAGGCGTAGATGTGTTTGGTCTGTTCTCCTTGCCCGCGCTTCCGGTAGGCGAGAACCCCGATGCAGGCAAAGCGATCTTCGGCTTCCATAGCACTGGCGGCGAGATCCTGATTTACCTGATCGGACTCCATATTCTCGGCGCGCTCAAACACACTTTCATCGACAAGTCCGGCGGGCTTTCGCGGATGTTGCCCTTCGGCAAGGGCTAA
- a CDS encoding RcnB family protein produces the protein MTIKQLLEASGLSALAAALAFTALPAQASEAADTQRAERDRGDRQQARQNRGERREARRGNRGQRQEARQQRRGQQRAMPARQERRQVRQERRQTERPAARQQIRREVARENRRETFRRGGGDRVNRANRQLTQRANRQERRTVDRQVDRRFNQRADRRETRRDVRQDARRDVRRADRRADRRDARRDFRQDARRDARRDARRDVRGARRDGYRNGRRDGYRDARRNYRNDRRGYRNDRRYDRSRDYRRGDYRKWNRRWRDNRRYNWRNHRRAYRNSYRLGRYYAPYRYHRYNRINVGFFLDSVFFGSRYWINDPWSYRLPEVYGPYRWVRYYDDVLLVNIYTGQTVDVIYDFFW, from the coding sequence ATGACGATCAAGCAACTACTCGAGGCTAGCGGCCTGTCTGCCCTGGCCGCGGCACTTGCCTTCACTGCGCTGCCCGCGCAGGCTTCGGAGGCGGCCGATACCCAGCGCGCAGAGCGTGATCGGGGTGACCGGCAGCAAGCTCGGCAGAATCGCGGTGAACGCCGCGAAGCCCGCCGTGGCAATCGCGGCCAGCGCCAGGAAGCCCGCCAGCAACGACGCGGCCAGCAGCGCGCCATGCCCGCACGGCAGGAACGCCGCCAGGTCCGCCAAGAGCGACGCCAGACAGAACGTCCAGCAGCACGCCAGCAGATCCGGCGTGAAGTCGCGCGCGAGAACCGCCGCGAGACCTTTCGCCGTGGTGGTGGCGACCGCGTCAATCGCGCCAACCGCCAGCTGACCCAGCGCGCGAACCGCCAGGAACGCCGCACTGTCGATCGCCAGGTCGATCGGCGCTTCAATCAGCGCGCGGATCGTCGCGAGACCCGCAGAGACGTGCGCCAGGATGCACGTCGTGACGTACGCCGTGCAGATCGCAGGGCCGACCGCCGGGACGCGAGGCGCGATTTCCGCCAGGATGCCCGCAGGGATGCCAGGCGTGACGCTCGCCGTGATGTTCGTGGCGCTCGTCGGGACGGGTACCGGAACGGCCGCCGTGACGGATACCGGGATGCGCGCCGCAATTACCGGAATGACCGGCGTGGCTATCGGAACGACCGGCGCTATGACCGTAGCCGCGATTATCGCCGGGGTGACTATCGCAAGTGGAACCGCCGCTGGCGCGACAATCGCCGGTATAACTGGCGCAACCACCGCCGGGCCTACCGCAACAGCTATCGCCTTGGCCGCTATTACGCACCCTATCGCTATCACCGGTACAACCGCATCAATGTCGGGTTCTTCCTCGACAGCGTGTTCTTCGGCAGCCGCTACTGGATCAACGATCCGTGGAGCTACCGCCTGCCGGAAGTTTACGGCCCCTATCGCTGGGTCCGGTATTACGACGATGTGCTGCTGGTAAATATCTATACCGGCCAGACCGTCGACGTGATCTACGACTTCTTCTGGTAA
- a CDS encoding pyridoxamine 5'-phosphate oxidase family protein, which yields MSETPQSLDDIRTDIDRRLVRGARKWRDAMHDAVVATTDADARVMILRAYDTATRTLRFHTDIRSPKAQVIGSGAPVGVLFYDKGAKIQIRCKGQGRIERDGGVADAAWESSTNFAKRCYLGEGPGAISDVATSGLPDWAEGLEPTPEQVAPGRENFAVLLVEARHFDWLYLAHTGHMRAQFEGGTARWATP from the coding sequence ATGAGCGAAACGCCCCAATCCCTCGACGACATCCGCACCGACATCGACCGCAGACTGGTGCGCGGTGCGCGCAAATGGCGCGACGCGATGCATGATGCGGTGGTGGCAACCACCGATGCCGATGCACGGGTCATGATCCTGCGCGCTTACGATACCGCCACGCGCACGCTGCGTTTCCATACCGACATTCGTAGCCCGAAAGCGCAAGTGATCGGAAGCGGCGCACCGGTGGGTGTGCTGTTTTATGACAAGGGCGCGAAGATCCAGATCCGCTGCAAAGGGCAGGGCCGGATCGAGCGCGATGGCGGGGTGGCCGATGCAGCCTGGGAGAGCAGCACCAACTTCGCCAAGCGGTGTTATCTGGGAGAAGGGCCTGGCGCGATTTCGGATGTGGCGACCTCGGGCCTGCCGGACTGGGCCGAGGGGCTGGAGCCAACCCCCGAGCAAGTCGCGCCAGGGCGGGAGAACTTCGCGGTGCTGCTGGTGGAGGCGCGCCATTTCGACTGGCTCTACCTTGCGCATACCGGCCACATGCGGGCGCAGTTTGAAGGTGGTACAGCGCGTTGGGCGACGCCGTAA
- the ettA gene encoding energy-dependent translational throttle protein EttA produces MAAQYAYVMKNMTKTFPGAQKPVLSNINLQFYQGAKIGIVGPNGAGKSTLIKIMAGLDTDITGEAWAGENITVGYLPQEPQLDESKTVLENVREGAGETAVMVERFNAISAEMGDPQDDTDFDALMEEMGVLQEKIDAVDGWTLDNQLEIAMEALRCPPSDAPVTNLSGGEKRRVALTRLLIQKPGILLLDEPTNHLDAESVEWLENHLKEYAGAVLMITHDRYFLDNVVEWILELDRGSYYPYEGNYSTYLEKKAKRLQQESREESGRQKALSRELEWIKQTPAARQTKSKARIRKFEQLQDSQEGRKPGKAQIVIQVPERLGGKVIEAKGISKAYGDKLLFEDLSFMLPPGGIVGVIGPNGAGKSTLFKMITGQETPDSGTIEIGDTVHLGYVDQSRDDLTPSNNVWEEISDGLDYMQVNGHDTSTRAYVGAFNFKGSDQQKNVGKLSGGERNRVHMAKMLKQGGNVLLLDEPTNDLDVETLGALEEAIENFAGCAVVISHDRFFLDRLATHILAFEGNSHVEWFEGNFEAYEEDKRRRLGDAADRPTRLAYKKLTR; encoded by the coding sequence ATGGCCGCGCAATATGCCTATGTCATGAAGAACATGACCAAGACTTTCCCCGGTGCCCAAAAGCCGGTGCTGAGCAATATCAATCTGCAATTCTACCAGGGCGCGAAGATCGGCATTGTCGGCCCCAACGGCGCGGGCAAATCCACCTTGATCAAGATCATGGCTGGCCTCGACACCGATATCACCGGTGAAGCGTGGGCGGGCGAGAACATCACTGTCGGCTACCTGCCACAGGAACCGCAGCTGGACGAGAGCAAGACCGTGCTCGAAAACGTGCGCGAAGGCGCTGGCGAAACCGCCGTCATGGTCGAGCGTTTCAATGCCATCTCCGCCGAAATGGGTGACCCGCAGGATGACACCGATTTCGATGCGCTGATGGAAGAAATGGGCGTGTTGCAGGAGAAGATCGACGCGGTTGACGGGTGGACGCTCGACAACCAACTGGAAATCGCGATGGAGGCCTTGCGCTGCCCGCCCTCCGATGCGCCCGTCACCAATCTATCCGGGGGCGAGAAGCGCCGCGTCGCCCTCACCCGGCTGCTGATCCAGAAGCCGGGCATCCTGCTGCTGGACGAGCCGACCAACCACCTCGATGCCGAAAGCGTCGAATGGCTGGAAAACCACCTCAAGGAATATGCCGGCGCTGTCCTGATGATCACCCACGATCGCTACTTCCTGGATAATGTCGTTGAATGGATCCTCGAGCTCGATCGCGGCTCTTACTACCCGTATGAGGGCAACTACTCGACCTATCTCGAGAAGAAGGCCAAGCGCCTGCAACAGGAAAGCCGCGAGGAATCGGGCCGCCAGAAGGCGCTCAGCCGCGAGCTGGAATGGATCAAGCAAACCCCTGCCGCCCGCCAGACCAAGTCCAAGGCGCGTATCCGCAAGTTCGAACAGCTGCAGGACAGCCAGGAAGGTCGCAAGCCAGGCAAGGCGCAGATCGTAATCCAGGTGCCGGAACGTCTGGGCGGCAAAGTGATCGAGGCCAAGGGTATCTCCAAGGCCTATGGCGACAAGCTGTTGTTCGAAGACCTCTCCTTCATGCTGCCCCCGGGCGGCATTGTCGGCGTGATCGGCCCCAATGGCGCGGGTAAATCCACCTTGTTCAAGATGATCACCGGGCAGGAAACCCCCGATAGCGGCACCATCGAAATCGGTGACACTGTGCATCTGGGCTATGTCGACCAGAGCCGTGACGACCTGACTCCGAGCAACAATGTGTGGGAGGAAATCTCCGACGGGCTCGATTACATGCAGGTCAACGGCCACGACACCAGCACGCGGGCCTATGTCGGCGCGTTCAACTTCAAGGGCAGCGACCAGCAGAAGAATGTCGGCAAGCTATCGGGCGGCGAACGCAACCGCGTTCACATGGCCAAGATGCTCAAACAAGGCGGCAATGTGCTGCTGCTGGACGAACCGACCAACGATCTCGATGTCGAGACGCTGGGCGCGCTGGAAGAAGCGATCGAAAACTTCGCCGGCTGCGCCGTGGTCATCTCGCACGACCGCTTCTTCCTGGATCGCCTGGCGACACATATTCTGGCGTTCGAGGGCAACTCCCACGTCGAGTGGTTCGAGGGGAACTTCGAGGCGTATGAGGAAGACAAGCGGCGCAGGCTGGGCGATGCGGCGGATCGGCCTACACGGTTGGCTTATAAGAAGCTGACTAGGTGA
- a CDS encoding GGDEF domain-containing protein, translating into MQTQILGLVTPIMALFFAVSFAVLWRAGRMKRHVLGFAIAYALSAMGFLVTHFFPADAFYLFHTTQVFYTLGSAVMLAAVCERVGQRLHLGSIAIVYLVSAFVLGVAVSFSDDVGPRLIIVNTGYGVMFAMGVATLLTARRRDLVDLAIIVIMAIQAADFLVRPNLTLMFERSIPAEVYRDSIYYSLIGLVLGIKGVTIAMVLIGATIAEWTKTLRDAAEQDALTGLLNRGAFEQSIRSLLPRAQTEGRPLSLVVADIDLFKQVNDIWGHQAGDQAITAFGNLIQSTVRGSDVGGRIGGEEFCIAVWNCENEPAAGLAERIRSAFARLEHPDLNSDIRLTASFGVATARSGETYEQLFARADTALYEAKANGRDRVENAEFTRLDDIAQVEGSDLTEWKRAASN; encoded by the coding sequence ATGCAAACTCAGATTCTTGGGCTGGTTACGCCGATCATGGCACTGTTTTTCGCAGTGTCATTTGCGGTGCTTTGGCGCGCCGGCCGGATGAAGCGCCATGTGCTCGGCTTTGCGATTGCCTATGCCCTGTCTGCCATGGGCTTCCTGGTCACCCATTTCTTCCCCGCCGATGCCTTCTACCTCTTCCATACGACGCAGGTGTTCTACACCCTCGGCTCGGCAGTGATGCTGGCCGCAGTCTGCGAGCGTGTCGGGCAGCGGTTGCACCTGGGCAGCATTGCCATTGTCTATCTTGTCAGTGCCTTCGTGCTGGGCGTGGCGGTGAGCTTTTCCGACGATGTCGGCCCGCGGCTGATCATCGTCAACACGGGCTACGGCGTCATGTTTGCTATGGGCGTGGCAACGCTGTTGACGGCCCGGCGCCGCGACCTGGTCGACCTGGCCATCATCGTGATCATGGCCATTCAGGCGGCGGATTTCCTGGTCAGGCCGAACCTCACCTTGATGTTCGAGCGTTCGATCCCGGCAGAGGTCTATCGGGATTCGATCTATTATTCCCTGATAGGGCTCGTGCTCGGGATAAAGGGCGTGACCATTGCCATGGTCCTGATCGGCGCGACGATCGCCGAATGGACAAAGACTCTGCGCGATGCTGCCGAACAGGATGCGTTGACCGGGCTACTCAATCGCGGTGCGTTCGAACAGTCCATACGGAGCCTCCTGCCGCGCGCGCAAACCGAGGGCCGTCCGCTAAGCCTGGTGGTGGCGGACATTGATCTGTTCAAGCAAGTGAACGACATCTGGGGGCACCAGGCCGGTGACCAGGCCATCACGGCGTTCGGGAACCTCATCCAATCGACTGTACGCGGCAGTGATGTCGGCGGCCGGATCGGCGGCGAGGAATTCTGTATTGCGGTCTGGAATTGCGAGAACGAGCCTGCTGCGGGATTGGCCGAAAGGATCAGATCAGCTTTCGCCCGTCTGGAACATCCCGATCTGAACAGCGACATCCGCCTGACCGCCAGTTTCGGCGTTGCCACTGCACGCTCGGGGGAAACTTACGAGCAACTCTTCGCACGCGCCGACACGGCGCTTTACGAAGCCAAGGCCAACGGCCGGGACCGTGTAGAGAATGCCGAATTCACGCGTCTGGATGATATCGCGCAAGTCGAGGGCTCCGACTTGACCGAATGGAAGCGGGCAGCGAGCAACT